Within Methanomicrobia archaeon, the genomic segment GGGAGTATGATGCTCTTGACCAGTTCCTGCTTCACGCTCGTCAGGCCGCCGATGTCCTTGAAGCTGACGCCCGGGCTCTTCGTGACCTCGTACCGTGAATACTCGCGTGTCCGGTACGTGCGTTTGATATCGAGCGTTCCGGGGAGCAGGCCGACCTTCATGCCTTCCCGTATCGACCCGCGTTCGTCCTCCTTGAGCCGCTTATATATTCTGCCGCGGCCACGGCCCGTGGAGATCTCGGCGATCCAGCCCTCCTCAGCCTCATCCTTACGGAGCTCTTCGATCTCGCCCACCTCTAAATCCACCATGCGATCGAAGACGCTCGTAATGCCTATGGAAAACCCACTGGGGTTACTTTTATCCGGGATTCGGCCGATGAAGACGAACTTACCCGGCTGGAGCTGCTCAAGCTCGCCATCGCTCAGCGGGCCATAGGGCAAGGCCTTCAATGCACCATTCAAATTCACCAGTGCGCCCTCGGGCAGTTGCTCAACCAGAAAACCGCAATCTAAGGGTGGTGATCTCGATTTGGAGACGAGCCGCTCCAGATCTTCCTTATACGCCTCGGTCTCCTCGTATTTACGGCGCAAGCGCCGATATTCGCTCTCCAGCCGCTCATACTCGTATCGGGGGATATAATCCTCCTGTGCCATGGTCTCTATGTGTATCTAGTGCCGGGAATTATAAAAAACCTGTGCCGGCCCCGTACGGTTATATAAAAAACTTAAATATATAGAGGTGTATAGAAAGGTACAGTAATGAAAGCGGAGAAGCGTAAAGTACAACTCACCGGCGGCTCCACCTATACCATCTCACTCCCGATCAAATGGGCTCGTGACGCTGCGGTCAAGCAGGGCGACGAGCTCCTCCTCGTCGAGCAGCCTGACCGTTCGCTGCTCCTGACACCCGTGAGGGCGGGCGACGAGCGCGCACGGTATGCTGAGCTTACCCTCGCGGATACTGAGCAGTTCGAGGACCATTTCAGATATCTCATCGCTTATTACCTCGTGGGCTACGATGTCGTGAAGCTGCTCTCACCGGGCGGGTTCGAGGCTGAGGTGCGCAAACGGATCAAGGAAGAGGTGCGGAAGCGACTCATCGGCATGGAGGTCGTGGGCGAATCCTCGAAAGAGATCGTGCTCAAGAGCTTCTTGAAATATGAGGATTTCACGCTCCGGGATGCCCTTCAGAGCATGTCCCGGATCATCATCGCCATGCTCGAGGATGCGATCTCGGCGCTCGAGCTGGGCGATAAGGACCGTGCACGGGATGTCATTGAGCGCGATAACGAGATTGACCGATTCTACTTGCTCCTGGTACGACAGCTCAAGGCCACGGTCCGTGATCCTGAACTGGCGAAGAAGATCGAGATGAGCGGGCAACGGGACAGCCTCGGCTACCGGATCGTGGTGAAGAACATGGAGCGGATGGGGGATCATGTTGAGCGGATCGCGAAGCACTCGCTGCTGATGAGTGCGCCGGTCGGCGTTGAGCAGATCCGGGAGATCGGCACGAGCACGAAAGTGCTCTTCCTGAAGACCCTGGATTCGTTACGGAAGCGTGACGTGCAGATGGCGAATGAGGCGATCCGTGATGCTAATCAGCTGATCGATCGCGTGAACGAGATAAATGAGCGTACCCTGGCCGAAGAGATGAGTGTGAGCGATAAGATACACGCGTTTGCGATCATCGAGAGCCTGGGCAAGATCGCGAAGTATTGCGAAGATATCGCGGAGATAACGATCAATCTGGGCATTGAAGTTCCCGGCGAGGAGATCCCGTAACGATAGCGCCCGGAACCGCGGTGGGTGAAGATCGATTTGATTTAAAGCGCAGTACCTAATTTATCAGTGACGTACGAGAAGGGGGGGAGACCATGCTTGGACGGTTGAGCAGCTCGCTGAAGGAGACCATACAGAAGATCGCAAAGGCCAAGCGGATCGACAAACAGACGGTTGACGAGCTGGTACGGGACATCCAGCGGGCCTTGATCCAGGCGGATGTGAAGATCGCGCTGGTGAAAGAGCTCTCGGATCGCATCCGTGAGCGGAGTTTGAGTGAGAAGCCGACCCTCAATCCGCGTGAGCACGTGATCAAGGTAGTTTATGAGGAATTGATCACCATTCTGGGCACGGGTGTGGATGTGCCGCTGGGCTCGCAGAAGATCATGATGGTCGGGTTGCACGGCACGGGGAAGACCTCATCGTGCGCGAAACTGGCACGGTATTTCCAGAAGAAGGGCTTGAAGCCCGCCGTGATCTGTGCCGATGTCTACCGGCCCGCAGCATCCGACCAGCTCCGGCAACTCTGCAACTCGATCGGCGTGCCCTTTTATGACGGCGCCAATCTGCCTCCCGGGAGGAGCGTGACGGATATCGTTGCGGCGGGCGTCACCACGTTCGAGAAGTACGATGTCAAGATCATCGATACCGCGGGTCGGCACGCGCTGGAAGCGGAAATGATCGAGGAGATAAAAGAGATCGGTGCGCTGATCGCGCCGGAACATCGCTTCCTCGTCCTGGACGCCGCGATAGGGCAGCAGGCGTCGGTGCAGGCGCACGCATTCGATGCTGCGGTCGGTATCACGGGCATTATCATAACGAAGATGGACGGCACGGCGAAGGGCGGCGGCGCGCTCTCCGCGGTCTCCGAGACGAACTCCGGGGTGGCGTTCATCGGTACCGGCGAGAAGGTGGACGATTTCGAGAAATTCGAGGCTGATCGGTTCATCTCGCGGCTGCTCGGCATGGGCGATATCAAGTCGCTGATCGAGATGGCGGAGGAGAGTCTGACCGAGAAGGAGGTGGATGCAGACCTCCTCAAGGGTAAGTTCACCTTGAACGATCTGTACAAGCAGCTGGAAGCAGTGCGGAAGATGGGACCGTTCAAGAAGATCATGCAGATGATGCCCCTGGGCGGTTTGGGGTTTGATCTCAATGATGAGATGTACCAGATCACGGAGGATAAATTGGGCAAATTCCGGGTGATCATGGATTCGATGACCGAGGACGAGCTGAATGACCCGAAGATTATCGACGGCTCACGGCTGCGCCGCATCGCGCGGGGGGCGGGCACGACCACGGCCGAGGTGAGCTCGCTGCTCAAGTATCACCGCATGATGCAGAAGATGATGAAGCAGTTTGGGAAAGGTGGTCGTGGGAAACTGCCGGCGATGAAGGGGATGCCGCTCGGCAAACTGATGGACATGATGAAATAAGGTTCCGGTCACGCGGTATCAAATCAAATCAAATCAAATCAAATCAACTCAAAGCACGAGCGAGCGTCACACGATCCGCACGTCACCGACTCTAATTCCTTTGCTCCGGGCCACGATCTCGCCAACGATTTGTCCGCCGGTTGTCTGTAGCGCTTCCCGCTTCGCCTGCTCGGGGATCACCACCGCGAAGCCCATGCCCATGTTGAAGGTCTTATACATCTCTTCGGCAGTGATGTCGCCCTGCTCCTGAAGGAACGCGAAGATCTCCTGCGGCTCGAACGGGTTATAGATATCGTAGCCGAGCTCGGTAATTCGGGTCAGCTTGAGGAACCCGCTGCCCGTGATATGGGCCGCGCCATGTACCTCGCAGCGCGCCATCAACTCCAGGACCTCCGTATAGATCCGCGTTGGTATGAGCAGCTCTGCACCGATGCTCCGCTCGGGATTCGGCGGGAACGGATCGGTATAGGCGAATCCCGCGGATTCCACCACCTTCCGGGCGAGCGTCAAGCCGTTGCTGTGGACGCCTGCACTCCTGAGTCCCAGGACGAGGTCGCCCACCTGGATCTGCTCGCCCGTAATTACGCGATCTTTATGCACATAGCCGACACAGGTCCCCGAGAGGTCTAATCCGTTCACCAGTTCCGGCAATATCGCCGTCTCGCCGCTCACGATATAAATGTCCGCGAGTTCCGCACCGGCTTCCAGACCACGGGCCACCGCCACCGCGACCTGCTCATCGGGACGATCGATCGCGAGATAATCAACGAAGGCGAGTGGCGTCGCACCCAGACAGTACAGGTCATTCACGTTCATCGCGACGCAGTCGATCCCGATGGTATCCCACTTCCCCAGCTGCTCTGCGATGAGCACCTTCGAGCCGACCCCATCGGTCGATATCGCGAGGAGGTGGAAGGGATCGAACGGGAGCTCGAAGAGCCCGGCAAAACCCTGTGAGCTGGTCTGCCGCGTGACCACCTCAGAGATCGCTTTGACCACGCTGCGCTCCTTCGTGATATCCACGCCCGCCTTCGCGTACGTCCACCGCATAGCATAGTGAGATTGGTGACGCAGCAGTTAAAGGTTGTCGAGAAGGTGTAGCGGGTACCTGTGGGATGCCGGGAGAAGTAAGACCAGCGTGACGGCGGCACGAGCGCCTGATCGCCGCCCTAGTTCACCGCTGCCTGTATCCGTGCTACCCGCGCCATCGCCGTCGTGCACGCGTCTGCACGTGACCTGCCGACACCAATACCCGTGGCGATGGGCTCGCCCTGGTGCACCGTTCTCCCGCGTGCGGGTATGTCCACGATCCCCGATCCCCCCCCGGTAAGATCCGCGGTGACGAGGCCGTCGCGCGCGGCAAACACGATCATCTTGGCTGCGTATCGTTTCACCGCGATGCGTGCTGGCAGCTCACCCGCCACGGCGCGAACGTGCGCGTCCACCAGGTTCAATCCGGTCGCGAGCTCAACGGTATCCAGACTGCCCTGCACGCGTGGATTCACCTCGATAACGACCGGGCCGTCGTCGGAAAGAACCACGTCCACACCGTTCGAGCCGATCAAGCCCAATTCCGCGGTCAAGTCCTCCGCAAGCTTGCACACCTCCGTCGATCGTGGTGCGGCCATGGGTGTGATATTCCCGCAGTAGACCAGCGGGCCGGGCGCGGACAGCGACTTCATACCTAACAACTGCTCGTTCAGGCAGATCGAGACCGCTTCCTGGTTCGATAAGAGCACCGAGACCGAGGCATGCTGCCCTTTAACGTAGTCCTGATACAGGAAGTCCGGCCGCGCCTTCGCCGATCTGATCAGCTCCTTCTCGGTCTGGCAGAAGAAGTTCGCGGTACCGCCACCGCCCTGAGCAGGCTTGGCCACCACCGGGTAAGCGAGCGGTATCCGCCTCTTCTGAGCGCACAAAGCGGTTATCGCACGACCGCTCACCGTCCGGGGGTGCGGGATACCCAGCTCGTCCAAACACGCGGCCAGCCACACCTTATCCGCAACCACGCGCGTCTTCTCCGGCCTGTTCCCCAGGATCTTTCCACGCGCCGTATCTGAGAGCGAGCGGTAATCAGCGCTCTCGAATCCCGAGCCCATGATCACGCCATCAACGAGTCCCTTCACGTCCTCAAGGATCGTCAGCCCTTTGTGAAGATCATCGGGATCCAGCAGGTAAAAATTGCGCGCACTCCCTCTCGTATCCACATCGCCAAATGCATCGGCTGCGGACATCTCGTAGCCCGCTCGCTGGCCTGAGCAGACAATGTGCCGAACGGAGAATCCGAGTGCGAGGATGGAACGTATCTCCTGCATGAGTTCGCGGCTATCTTCTCCCCCTTCAGTAAGGCAGCAACTTAGTAAGGTAAGGTAAGTATAGTATAGTGCCGCGGAAGAAAAAAAAAAGAACGTCAGGTGCGGTAGACGCACCCCACGGAGAAGGTGCGCTATAAAGATATATCTACCAAGGCACGTACATATACTGTCTAAAACGAACGAGCGAAGTATCTGGTGATTTGCAGATGTCGTATTTTGGTAAAGAGCGGCAAAAGGCGGATTTCCTGGCGCTGGAGCAGGCGATTCTGGCGCTCTGGGACTGCGAGCGGACCTTCGAGCGCAGTGTGAGCCAGCGTGAGGGTTGTGAGCGGTTCGTCTTCCTCGAAGGTCCACCTACGGCGAACGGACTCCCGCATCCCGGCCATATTCTCACCCGCGTTGTGAAAGACCTTATCCTTCGGTATAAGACGATGCGCGGCTACTATGTGCCCCGCAAAGCGGGCTGGGATACGCACGGACTGCCGGTCGAGATCGAGGTGGAGAAGGAGCTGGGTATTCGCACAAAGCCCGAGATCGAGACCTACGGCATCGAGAACTTCAACCGCAAGTGTAAAGATTCTGTATTTAGATATGAGAAGGAATGGGTGAACGCCACGAGACGGGTCGGATTCTGGATCGATATGAACGATCCGTACATCACGTTCCATAAGAGCTATATCGAATCAGTTTGGTGGTCGCTGAAGACGATCTGGGGTAAGGGGCTGCTCTATAAAGGTCATAAGGTCGTGCCCTACTGCCCCCGGTGTGAGACCACGCTCAGCAGCCACGAGGTCGCGCAGGGCTATCGCGACGTGGACGACCCCTCGGTCTTCGTGAAGTTCAAGCTGAAGCGAACGGCAGAGGATGCGAGCCCGATCTTCCTGCTGGCGTGGACGACCACGCCCTGGACGCTCCTCGGGAATATCGCACTCGCCCTGCATCCCGAGCACACATACGCTAAGATCCGGTTGACCGAGGCGGACGAATTCGGACGGCCCGGCGAGTCGGTGTTCATCCTCGCGGAATCGCGCTTGACCGTTATCGAGGAAGACTACGAGGTCCTGGAGCGGTTCCCCGGCGCGCAGTTGGACGGCGAAGAGTACGAGCCGCTCTTTGCGTACGCTACCATCGAAGGGGAGGCGCACAGGGTGATCACCGCGGAGTTCGTCACGCTCGATGAGGGTTCCGGGATCGTGCATATCGCGCCCGCCTTTGGTGAGGTCGATTACGAGGCCTGCAAGGTGCGTGAGCTGGGCTTCACGCAACCGGTGGATAGCGAAGGCCGCTTCACCGACGAGGTGCCGCCCCTTGCGGGCATCTTCGTGAAAGATGCTGATCGCGAGATCATTGAGATGCTGCGTGAGCGCGGGATACTGTACAAAGAGGAGCGCTATGCGCACTCCTATCCCTTCTGCTGGCGCTGCAATTCACCGCTCCTCTATTACGCACGTGAATCATGGTTCATCGGGATGTCACAGCTCCGTGACCACCTGCTGGCGAACAACGAGCAGATCTCCTGGTATCCCGGGCATCTGAAATACGGCCGGTTCGGGAACTTCCTCGAGAACATCGCCGACTGGGCACTGAGTCGAGAGCGGTTCTGGGGCACGCCATTACCGGTCTGGATCTGCACGGCGTGTGGCGCACAGCACTGCGTGGGCAGCCTCAAAGAGGTGCAGGAGCGGGCTGCAATGCCCGTGCCCGACGATATAGATCTCCACCGGCCGTACATTGACGACGTGATCCTGAGGTGCGACGCGTGCGGTGGCGCTATGGAGCGGGTAAAGGACGTGATCGATTGCTGGTACGATTCGGGATCCGCGCCGTTCGCGCAGTGGCATTATCCCTTCGAGACAGAGCGCTTCACCCAGAACTTCCCCGCAAACTTCATCACCGAAGCGATCGATCAGACCCGGGGCTGGTTCTATTCGCTCCTCGGGGTCTCGACCGCGGTCTTTGACCGGCCGCCGTACCACACGGTACTCTCGCTCGGCCACATCCTCGACGCGAAGGGCGTGAAGATGAGCAAGAGCAAGGGTAACGTGGTGGACATCAATGCGCTCTTCAAGACCGAAGCGGCGGACGCGCTGCGCTGGTATCTCGTTACTGCGGGGCCGTTGACCGAGGATATCCGGTTCTCCCCTGAGGCGATCAGGGAGAAGCAGAAGAAGTTCCTGAATACACTCTGGAACTCCTACTTCTTCTTCATCACCTATGCGAACATCGACGCGTTCCATCCCGCCGGGAAGAGCATCCCGGTCGAGCAGCGGAACCCCCTGGATCGCTGGCTCATCTCGCGGCTCAACACGGTCACTCAGGAGGTCATTACGGCGCTCGAGCGCTATGAACTGCACGTGGCCGCGCGTAAGCTCGAGGAGTTCGTCTCGGACGAGCTGAGCAACTGGTACATACGACGCTCACGGCGCCGGTTCTGGATCGCGGAGGAGAACAGAGATAAGGATTGCGCGTATCTCACGCTCTATGAGGTGCTCGTCGCGCTCTGCAAACTGCTCGCTCCCTTCGTCCCGTTCCTCACCGAGCATATCTATCAGAATCTCGTACGTGGTATCTCCGGCGATGGAAAAGAGAGCGTCCATCTCTGCGATTATCCCTGCCCCGAAGAAGCGCTCATTGATACCGAGTTGGAATCCGCGATGCGGCTGATCTCAGACCTCGTTGAGGCCGGTCGGCGAGCACGGTCGGATGCGGGTATCAAGATCCGCCAGCCCTTGCGCGAGCTGGTGATCACGTGCAGTGCAGACCAGCGCGCAACGTGCGAGGAGCTGATCGCGGTGCTGGAGGACGAGGTGAACGTCCGTGACGTGCGCTTCGAGGCGGCTTCGAAAGCGGTTGCAGAGCGCCTTGCCAGCGCGCGTGAGAAGTACCGCGCGGTCGAGCTGGGTGCCGGGCTCTGCCTGTACCTGGACTGCAGCCCGGACCGGACGCTGATCGAAGAAGGTCTGGTACGTGACATCGTGCGACGTGCGCAGGGTATGCGGAAGGATCTTGATCTGGACTATACCGAGCGGATAGCGCTGACCTACGCGGGTGACGCTGAGGTCAGGGATGCGATCCATAACTTCGCCGAGTATATTTGCACGGAGACGCTGGCCGAGACGCTGGAGGAAGGGCCGCCCGCGAGTCCCGAAGACGAACGCGTGTACGGGAAGACCTGGCGAATCGGGGATAAAGAGGTCTATCTCGCGATCCGGGCGCTTGCTGCTGCGGACCGCGACTGAGTTGAGTACGTGACCGCGTGAGTGCGCGCACTCCGGGTAGCGCGAAATCGTAAAGAGTAATTTATATAAAGCATCAATAAGAGGAATGGAAACTAGGTAAAAGGAGAGAAAGAAAAATGCCAGCAGTAGTAGATGAAGAGAAGTGTAACGGATGTGGAACCTGTATAGAGGAGTGCGCGGTCGAGTGCATCACGCTGGAGGGCGAGGGAGACGACGCCAAGGCGAAGATCAACGCTGAGGAATGCACCGATTGCGAGACCTGCGTGGATGTCTGCGAACAGGGCGCGATCAGCATGCAAGAGGCGTAGTTACGTTAGCGTAACGTACTTGACCTAAGCTAAGCTAACCTATCTAAGCTAACCTAACGAACAGCACTCTTGCGTGCGTTCTGGCACATCACGAGACGGTGGGACGAACTATGGGCACGGCACCAACAGGCGTGAAGATCGAACGGATCGGGATCGAGAATCCCGAGGGTAAGCAGGTCATCATCGGTCAGGGCAATTTCAGTATCTTCACCTGTGATGACCTCTTCATGACGCTCCTGACCACCGTGCCGGGGATCAAATGCGCGGTCGCCATGAACGAAGCGGTGCCGAAGTTGACGAGAGTCACGGGGAATGAGGAGCGTCTGAAACAGCTCGCCGGTGCGAACTGCCTCCGAATCGCCGCCTCTCATACTTTTTTTATTCTCCTTGAGAACGCGTTCCCGATCAACGTTTTGCCGGCGTTGAAGGCGCATCCTGCGGTGGCCACGATCTTCGTCGCCTCCGCGAACGAGCTCGAAGTCATCGTTGCAGAGACCGAACTCGGCCGCGCGGTGATCGGTGTCGTGGATGGCACCGCGGCAACCCGGCTCGAGACGTCTGCGGAGAAGCAGGAGCGCCGGGCGCTCTGCGCGCAGTTGGGGTATACGCTCGATTAATTACTAACCGAATCCGTGGTCCGCTGGCGCTTTCCTGGTTACTAACGGCTGATACCGAACGGCCGGGAAGGCGCTTATTACGCTTATTACCGCTCCTTTGATCAATCCCGAGTTGAGTAAGCCTGCGAATTCGGCTGCTCGCTCACGGTAAGCACTGCCCATTCATACTCGCGGGGCCACAGAGCGAGGCGTTTCAGTCACCGCTCGAGCTGTTCGGCCGCGTCAACGGTATAGCCCGCGTGCACGAGCTTTGAGATCTTACGCACGAGCAGTATCGGGTTCTCGGCCTGAAAGACATTGCGACCGATGGAGACACCGGCGGCACCCACCTGGATCGCATCGTAGATCATCTCGAAGAGCTCATGCTCGGTGCCCATCTTCGGGCCGCCCGCGATGACCACGGGTATCTGACAGCCCTGCACCACCTCTTTGAAAGTCTCCGGCGAGCCGGTGTAATTCGTCTTGATCATATCAACGCCGAGCTCCGCACCGACCCGTGCGGCATGCTTGACGTACTCAACCTCGTGCTCTGATTGCACCTTCGGGCCGCGGGGGTACATCATGGCGAGCAGCGGCATGCCCCACTGATCGCACGTGCGCGCCACCCGCCCGAGGTCAGTGAGCATCTCCGCCTCGTCGTCCGCGCCAACATTGATATGGACACTCACAGCGTCCGCTCCGATCCTGATCGCGTCCGTCACCCGGGTGACCAGGACCTTATGGTTCGGATCAGGCCCGAGCCGGGTGCTCGCCGAGAGGTGTATGATGAGCCCGATATCCTTGCCATAGCCGCGGTGGCCGTGGAGCGGGAGACCCATATGCCCGAGCACCGCATTGGCACCGCCTTCCGCGACCCTGTCCACGGTCGCGCGAAGGTCGATCAGGCCGGAGATCGGCCCCGCAGTCAGCCCGTGATCCATGGGCACGATGACCGTCCGGTGCGTCTTCCGATCAACGATTCGTTCCATCCGAATCGCCTTTCCGAGATTGTACATAGATCAAGATAAGGGGTAGTAGGGACTTAAAGCCCGTGCTCTTTCCCGTGCCTCGCGGCGGTTACCGCAACCACCGCTCAGGGCACCAGGCCCGGGAACCACAAGCCCGCGGCTTCGTCCAGCCCGAACATCAGGTTCATATTCTGGATCGCCTGTCCGGATCCGCCTTTTACGAGGTTGTCTATGGTCGAGATCACCACGATCCGATCGCTGCCTTCTTCAATGGCGAAGCTAAGGTCGCAGAAATTCGTGCCGCGCACGGCACCCAGTGTGGGCACGCCCGATCGCAGCCGTATGAATCGCTGGTCCGCGTAGAATTCGGTGTAGAGCTGCTCGATTGCCTCGGCCGTCTTCGAGACGCCCGCTTTCAAGAAGACATGGGCCGTGGTGAGTATGCCGCGGATTGCGGGAATAACGTGCGGGGTGAAGCCCACGGGAATGCGTAACTCCTGCCGCATCTCCGCGACGTGCCGGTGCGCGGTGATCTGGTAGGGGATGATATTCTCAGCGAGATTGGGGAAATGTGATTTCTCGGAGGGCGATTCACCTGCGCCGGAGATCCCGGACTTCGAGTCGAAGAGCACGCGCTCCACCAGGCCTGCTCGTACCAGCGGAGCCACTGCCAGGATCGCGCCCGTGGGGTAGCAGCCGGGATTTGCCACCAGGCCCGCCTGCGCAACCTCAGGATGCAGTTCCGGGAGCCCGTAGACCGCGTTACGCTCCTCTTTATCGGTATGCTCAAGCTGGTAGATCCGCTCGAAGTCCGCGCGCTTCAGGCGATAGTCTGCACTCAGATCGATCACGCGCACACCGTTTTCGAGGAGGCGCGGCACATAGGTCATGGCACTGCCATGAGGTACCGCAACAAAGACCACATCGCTCCGATCCGCGATCTCGCGGGGATCAACATCGTCGTATGCGAGCGAGATGAACGGTGCCAGGTATGGATTGACGTCGCTTACCTGCTGTCCCTTCTGGCGCCGGGACGTTACGATAGAGATATGTACCTCTGGATGAGCCAGGAGCAACCGGATGAGCTCAAGGCCGGTGTAACCAGTTCCGCCTATTATCCCCGCTTCGATCATGTCTGTCTGTCCGCCTGTCTTACCATAATTGGGTGCTGATTAATAAACTCTGAGGGTATGCAGCGTTCTCGCCGGTGTACGCGCTCACGATCGGTCTTTTCCGTGCCACCAGTTCAGGAGTTCGGGCTCGTGGCGCACGTGCGCTGGGTAGTAAGTAGACGGCACAACGAAAGACGTGGAGCACAGCGTGATCGACCCGCGCACCTGCACGCGCCTGAAGCTGGCTGAACAACTCTTCAGGCTCGCGCCCCTGTAGATCTGCGATCGAGCGAATGCCCAGGGTCCATAATGTTTCAGCGATCTTTTTCCCCACACCCGGTACCTGCTGCAGCTCTTGCAGCGCCGCTTGCTTCTTTGAGACTTGCATGTCGATTAGTTCACGCAGCTCAGATGATAAAGGGTCAGTGATAGAACCGTGCGAATACCGGCCGGTTGGTGCTGCAGCCGATGAGCGGTTTCGTGGTCTTGCGGCCGGAAGAACTTAAAAGGTTGTGGTGGTAACGTAGATACAGATACCGATGGCACGTAAAAGAAGCGTGAAGAAGGAACGCGACAATGCGCGGCTGCAGAAGATACTTGTGGGGCTCTTTATGGCCATGATCATGGTCGGGTCAGCGATTGCGGTACTGACGTTACTGTAAGCTCAGCGGGATACCGGCGTTCGGTCAGTCAGGTCTGCTGCGCTTTGA encodes:
- a CDS encoding fructose-bisphosphate aldolase (catalyzes the reversible formation of fructose 1,6-bisphosphate from glycerone phosphate and D-glyceraldehyde 3-phosphate), which gives rise to MYNLGKAIRMERIVDRKTHRTVIVPMDHGLTAGPISGLIDLRATVDRVAEGGANAVLGHMGLPLHGHRGYGKDIGLIIHLSASTRLGPDPNHKVLVTRVTDAIRIGADAVSVHINVGADDEAEMLTDLGRVARTCDQWGMPLLAMMYPRGPKVQSEHEVEYVKHAARVGAELGVDMIKTNYTGSPETFKEVVQGCQIPVVIAGGPKMGTEHELFEMIYDAIQVGAAGVSIGRNVFQAENPILLVRKISKLVHAGYTVDAAEQLER
- a CDS encoding N-acetyl-gamma-glutamyl-phosphate reductase, which gives rise to MIEAGIIGGTGYTGLELIRLLLAHPEVHISIVTSRRQKGQQVSDVNPYLAPFISLAYDDVDPREIADRSDVVFVAVPHGSAMTYVPRLLENGVRVIDLSADYRLKRADFERIYQLEHTDKEERNAVYGLPELHPEVAQAGLVANPGCYPTGAILAVAPLVRAGLVERVLFDSKSGISGAGESPSEKSHFPNLAENIIPYQITAHRHVAEMRQELRIPVGFTPHVIPAIRGILTTAHVFLKAGVSKTAEAIEQLYTEFYADQRFIRLRSGVPTLGAVRGTNFCDLSFAIEEGSDRIVVISTIDNLVKGGSGQAIQNMNLMFGLDEAAGLWFPGLVP